TTAATAAATGTTAATTATTTAAGTGGCGCTGATGCAGTATTAAGTGATTTAGTGAATGAATACTTGATGGACGAAATGAAGTGGATGGCGGGCGCCCTCTATCTTATTAATGCGTCAAAGATAGCGCTTCGGCAATCGCTTGTTGGCGGGCAGCGAAAATGGCAGATTTGATATGCGTAGGGCCGTCACAGGTGCGTGCAATCGCCCCAGCATCCACCGTCAAGGCCGCTAGCAGGGCACGGGACAGATGATCTGCGTCATCGAGAGGGCATTGCTCTAATCCTAGGCGACCCCGGCTATCACATTCACATGCCAGCAAAAAATCATCGAAACGGGCACGCTGACGGAAAGCATCGAGCGCTTCTAAAAACTGTAATAGCGTGCTGGCCTTCATCTGCCGCACCGCATGTAATTTGCCATGATACTTGGCGACGACTAAGGCGAGGTCTTTGCAGTCATTCGGGACTTTGAGTTTGCTGACGACCTCGTGAATCAGCGCAACACTGCGCAATTCATGGCCGATATGGCGTGGCAACACGTCGGCTGGGGTGGTGCCCTTACCCAAATCATGCGTGAGAGCGGCAAAGCGCACTGGCAAGCTGAAGCCCTGTTTGGCGGCATAATCAATCACCATCATCACATGCACACCCGTATCGATTTCAGGGTGATAGAGCGCAGTTTGTGGTACGCCCCACAAGGCATTCAGCGCGGGTAAAATCTTGTGCAGTGCGCCGCAGGCGCGTAGCGTTTCAAACATACGGCTGGGTTGTTGCTCCATCAGCCCTTTGGCAAGTTCTTGCCAAACCCGCTCTGGCACCAGTGCATCCACCTCACCAGCAGCGACCATCTCACGCATCAGCGCAAGCGTCTCAGGCGCGATGGTAAATTCGGTAAACCGCGCCAAAAACCTCGCCGCGCGCAGGATGCGTACTGGATCTTCAGCGAATGCATCCGTGACATGGCGTAATGTTTTTTGCTGAATATCGATTTGTCCGTGAAACGGATCAATCAGCTGCCCGTCGTCCGTTTGGGCGATGGCATTAATGGTGAAGTCACGTCGTGCGAGGTCTTGTTCAAGCGTGACTGCTGAATCGGCATAGACACTAAACCCTTTGTAGCCTTTGCCGGTCTTGCGCTCAGTGCGCGCGAGTGCATACTCCTGATGGGTGTCTGGATGCAAAAAAACCGGAAAATCTTTTCCAACCGGGCGATACCCTGCGGCGATCATTTGATCCGGTGTGGCGCCAACCACGACATAATCGCTGTCTTTCACCGCTAAACCGAGTAATCGGTCGCGGACTGCGCCTCCAACCAGATAAATCTGCATGACTCGCCCTAAAATGCTGCCCTAGCGCCTAGCGCCTAGCGTTAATGACGCGCCCTGCCGCAGCCCGAAACTGGTCATAGGCGCCACGTGGATTGTTTTTGACCAAATAGCCAGAAATCACCGCAAACATATCGGTGGGCACCACGCACAATTCATTTGCCATCGGCTGTTGGCAGACATTATCAACTTGCATCGATTTTACGTTGTCGCGCGAGAGTAGTTTAATCGGCAACTTCTGCATGAAACTGCCTTGCATCAAAGACATTTTCAGATTCAGACCTAGAATCGGGCGTTGCACATGGATGGTATTCATCACTGCCTCAATGATTTGTTGCAGGGTCATGATCGCAGGCCCGCCCAGCTCATAAGTTTTACCATAGGTCGCTGATTCTTCTACCGAATTGACCATGGCCGCAGCGACATCTTCCACCCAAATCGGCTGAAACTTGGCTTGCGGCATGGCCAGAGCCAACACCGGCACTACTTGGATCAGCTTAGCGAACAGATTGATAAAACGATCGCGGGTACCAAAAATGACTGAAGGTCTAAAAATAGTGACATGCAGTTTTTTACTGAATTCCATCACCGCCAAATCCCCAGCCGCTTTACTACGTAAGTATTCACTCGGCCCATTGACGGAGGCTTGCAGTGCGCTCATGTGGAGCAAACGCGGAATATGCAGCTCATCACATAATTGCGCGACGCGACGCGGAAACTGATGGTGCATTTTTTCAAAGCCGTTATCACGGGTTTGATGCAGAATGCCGATCAGATTAATGACCACATCACTGCCTTGCAACTGCGCTTTGAGGGCCGCGGGCTCGTGGATATTGGCCTCCACCACTTGCACATTAGGCAATAAAATCAAGTGTTTGGCTTGTTCACGTCGGCGCGTCAGCACTTTGACTTGATAGCCGGCCTGATCCAACCGGGCAATGACACTACTGCCGACAAAACCGCTACCACCTAATACAGTCACTTTCTTCATCATACTTATTCCTGATACGTCATGCGATGGATGATATTGTACCGAAAAACAACAGGCACACTTACTCTTGCTCTGAAATGCTAATGGTCGTTGTCACACTTTCAATCTCCCCTGTGCTGCGGGCTGGAATCGTGCCAAGTCGCTTTTTCAGCGTCAACATTGGTAACCCTAGTCTAGGCGCATACATATGCGCATTGGCTAAGACTTTTTTCACATAATTGCGTGTTTCACTAAAGGGGATCGTTTCCGCATAAATGGCGCCCTCGAGCGGCGTATTCGCCGCCCAGCGTCTAGCCCGGCTAGGCCCTGCGTTATAGGCAGCCGTCGCCATCACTTCCTGACCGTTAAAGGTATCCAAGGTATACCGCATATAAAACGTGCCCAAATTCACGTTGGTATCAATGTCATGCAACATGCCGTCATGGTAACTGCTCCAGCCGAGTTTTTTCGCGATCCACTTGGCGGTGGTTGGCATGACTTGCATTAAGCCGCCAGCGCCCACAGAGGATTTTGCATAATGCATAAAGCGGCTTTCCTGACGAATAATGCCATACACCCAGGCCTCATCAATGGCGCGACTACGTGAAGCTTTTTGCAGGTAATCCCGATAAGGCGTCGGGTAGCGCAACTCAAAGTTATGGGTCCGCGTGGTCTTGTCCGCCGCCAACACCGCAAGATCATACCAGCCCTTTAACATGCCATATTGCGCTGCAACCAACCGGCTAGCGTCATCTAACCCATCTTGCAAATACATCCACTCAAGCCTCGCTTCATAGCGCGCCTCCACCTCAAACAAAGCTTCCATGCGTTTGACCGCGGGTAGTTTTGAAAATTGCCGCACCTCTTCGTCGGTAGGTTGGTAGGTGGCCATGGGCTCCCCGGCGACAGGGCCTAAGTCTTCAGCCGCAAGCCAGCCGTAAAAATGGCGCTCTTGAGAGAGCTTGGCCAACATCTGATTTGCATCTGCCTGCTGCCCTTTTACAATCAAGGCCCGCGCCCTCCAATAGCGCCATGTAGACTCTTCAGCCAGTGCCGCAGGCATGTCATTAATTACTTTCAGCACCATGCCCCAATCCTGTTGACGCAAGGCACTTCTGGCATACCACTCCCATTGCTCGCTACTGAGGGTGGCCGTATTCACTTTTGCAAAAGCCGATAGCGCTTCTGGCTCATGCTTGCGCGCCGATTCAAGGGCCATATAGGCTTGCGCAAGTTGCTTTTCATCGTGATCCAATAGTCCGCTGTATTTCTGATAAGTGGCTTTGGCCAACGTCAGGTCGGCTTTGGCCTGACGGTGAATCGCATACAAATACAAAGCGCGGGCATAGGGTGAACGCTCTTGAATACCGCCTTTTTTCAAGGCTAACGCGGGATTTTGCGCCATGTCATCAATCTGTTTCAACAAACCACTATCCGTTTTTTGACTGCGCTTTGCCAGCACTTTTGCCAAGCCTGTTTTATTGGTGAATAAGGCGTCACGATAAAGGGTCAGCAATAACTTCTCATCCAGCACCCCGACTTGCTGCAACGCTTCGAGCATGCCCTGACAATCGGCGGGTAAATCCTTGCCCGCCAATAATAGCTTTTTGCCTTCTTCGTAAGCGTTTGGGTCATCCAGCGCAATCCCGGCCTGCACCTGATAACATTGATTGCCCACATCATTGAGGCTGTAATACATGGGCATTTGACCACGCATTTCGACAAACTGATCCCAAAACTGTACGCGTCCAAGTCTTTTCAACCAAAGCTCTCGAACGCGTTGCGATATCAGCGATTCGCTGTTTTCTTGCAAGAATGCTTGCACCTGATCATAAGAGAGTTGATCCACCGTTAGAATCATTTGCCAATATTGCAAATAAGGTAGCAAGGGAGAGCGGCGTTGCTTCAGCGTCTCCGTGGCTTCTAGCAGCATAGGCAGATTGCGCGTTTGGTAGGCCTGTTTGGCTTGCAAGTAAACATCGCTATCACCAGCAAAGACAGACTTGGCAAAACCGAGCAGGCATAGGCCAACAAAAAGGAGGGAAGTAAGTCTAGTCTTCATATGTCACAAATCGCGTGCTTGACGCGATGACAATTAAATTCTGGCCAGGCGACTCAGAAAGAAAAATAGCAGTAGCAGCAGCAATACCACAAAGCCACCCCGCCAAACGATTTTCAACCAGCGCCAGTAGCGTGGTTGCCCGGTTTGCCAGCCTAACAGCACCAGTATCAGCGTACTGATCACCAGCACTGTAAATAATATTCGTATCCACCACATATCAGTCGTCGCTTAGCTGCATCAGGCAGGTAACAAAGGCGCGGGACTAAAATAGTCGCGTTGCTTGACGAAGCCGACCGGCGCATGTGCATCATTCTCAAAAGTGCAATATTCCCAAGCACTGTCATCTGCTAGCAAGGCGCGTAACAGTTGATTATTCAAGGCGTGGCCCGATTTGAAAGCGGTAAATTGACCAATAATGGGATAACCCAAAATGTATAAGTCACCGATCGCATCCAGCACTTTATGCTTGGCAAATTCGTCTTCGTAACGCAACCCACCACCATTCAGCACTTTATATTCGTCTAGCACAATCGCATTGTCTAGACTGCCGCCCTTGGCTAAACCATTGGCACGCAGATACTCCACCTCATGCATAAAGCCAAAGGTGCGTGCACGACTGATTTCATCCACATAGCTTTGGCTATCGTAATCAATGGTGACTGTTTTGCCTGAGTACTCGAACACAGGATGCGCAAAATCAATCGTAAACTCGGCTTTAAAGCCATGGTGCGGCGTAAACTTTGCCCATTTATCGCCATCTATCACTTCTACCGGCTTGAGAATACGCACAAACTTCTTCGGCACCTCGAGCTCGGCCAACCCGGCTGTTTGCAATAAATAGATAAACGGCCCCGAGCTCCCATCCATGATGGGCACCTCGGCTGCCGTCAACTCTATCAACACATTGTCTACGCCCAAACCGGCAAGGGCAGACATTAAATGCTCCACAGTAGCAACGCGCGCACCTGAAAACTCTAGGGCGGAGCTCAGGCGAGTATCATTCACTGCCGTCGGGTCAACCCGCATGGCAGGCGTGTCGGGCAAATCGACACGCTTGAATACCACTCCATGATCAGCGGGCGCAGGTTTGAGCGTCAGGGTGACTTTTTCACCGCTGTGAAGCCCAACGCCGGTGGCGCTGATCGATTGTTTAAGCGTGCGTTGCTTTAACATGGTTTTCTCTGTATGAATGGATAAGCTCATTATAAGCCAATCCAACCTGCATCACTAATCAGCCTGCTTACGCAAGAACGCTGGAATATCATATTCTTCAATGCCAGAATTCTTCATTGCTTCCACTTGGGCACGGCGACTGTTGCTGGTAAATACCGCTGGCTCATCTTCTTCAACCGTATTGAAAATCGGTTGATTCGTCGTACCATCACGCAAGGTAGTCATCACCTTCAGTTCAGGTTTGGCCTGACGTTTTCCAACAGAGCCGTTCAAACCTGTAGCGAC
This Methylophilus medardicus DNA region includes the following protein-coding sequences:
- a CDS encoding multifunctional CCA addition/repair protein, yielding MQIYLVGGAVRDRLLGLAVKDSDYVVVGATPDQMIAAGYRPVGKDFPVFLHPDTHQEYALARTERKTGKGYKGFSVYADSAVTLEQDLARRDFTINAIAQTDDGQLIDPFHGQIDIQQKTLRHVTDAFAEDPVRILRAARFLARFTEFTIAPETLALMREMVAAGEVDALVPERVWQELAKGLMEQQPSRMFETLRACGALHKILPALNALWGVPQTALYHPEIDTGVHVMMVIDYAAKQGFSLPVRFAALTHDLGKGTTPADVLPRHIGHELRSVALIHEVVSKLKVPNDCKDLALVVAKYHGKLHAVRQMKASTLLQFLEALDAFRQRARFDDFLLACECDSRGRLGLEQCPLDDADHLSRALLAALTVDAGAIARTCDGPTHIKSAIFAARQQAIAEALSLTH
- a CDS encoding complex I NDUFA9 subunit family protein, yielding MMKKVTVLGGSGFVGSSVIARLDQAGYQVKVLTRRREQAKHLILLPNVQVVEANIHEPAALKAQLQGSDVVINLIGILHQTRDNGFEKMHHQFPRRVAQLCDELHIPRLLHMSALQASVNGPSEYLRSKAAGDLAVMEFSKKLHVTIFRPSVIFGTRDRFINLFAKLIQVVPVLALAMPQAKFQPIWVEDVAAAMVNSVEESATYGKTYELGGPAIMTLQQIIEAVMNTIHVQRPILGLNLKMSLMQGSFMQKLPIKLLSRDNVKSMQVDNVCQQPMANELCVVPTDMFAVISGYLVKNNPRGAYDQFRAAAGRVINARR
- a CDS encoding transglycosylase SLT domain-containing protein: MKTRLTSLLFVGLCLLGFAKSVFAGDSDVYLQAKQAYQTRNLPMLLEATETLKQRRSPLLPYLQYWQMILTVDQLSYDQVQAFLQENSESLISQRVRELWLKRLGRVQFWDQFVEMRGQMPMYYSLNDVGNQCYQVQAGIALDDPNAYEEGKKLLLAGKDLPADCQGMLEALQQVGVLDEKLLLTLYRDALFTNKTGLAKVLAKRSQKTDSGLLKQIDDMAQNPALALKKGGIQERSPYARALYLYAIHRQAKADLTLAKATYQKYSGLLDHDEKQLAQAYMALESARKHEPEALSAFAKVNTATLSSEQWEWYARSALRQQDWGMVLKVINDMPAALAEESTWRYWRARALIVKGQQADANQMLAKLSQERHFYGWLAAEDLGPVAGEPMATYQPTDEEVRQFSKLPAVKRMEALFEVEARYEARLEWMYLQDGLDDASRLVAAQYGMLKGWYDLAVLAADKTTRTHNFELRYPTPYRDYLQKASRSRAIDEAWVYGIIRQESRFMHYAKSSVGAGGLMQVMPTTAKWIAKKLGWSSYHDGMLHDIDTNVNLGTFYMRYTLDTFNGQEVMATAAYNAGPSRARRWAANTPLEGAIYAETIPFSETRNYVKKVLANAHMYAPRLGLPMLTLKKRLGTIPARSTGEIESVTTTISISEQE
- the lpxC gene encoding UDP-3-O-acyl-N-acetylglucosamine deacetylase, coding for MLKQRTLKQSISATGVGLHSGEKVTLTLKPAPADHGVVFKRVDLPDTPAMRVDPTAVNDTRLSSALEFSGARVATVEHLMSALAGLGVDNVLIELTAAEVPIMDGSSGPFIYLLQTAGLAELEVPKKFVRILKPVEVIDGDKWAKFTPHHGFKAEFTIDFAHPVFEYSGKTVTIDYDSQSYVDEISRARTFGFMHEVEYLRANGLAKGGSLDNAIVLDEYKVLNGGGLRYEDEFAKHKVLDAIGDLYILGYPIIGQFTAFKSGHALNNQLLRALLADDSAWEYCTFENDAHAPVGFVKQRDYFSPAPLLPA